Proteins found in one Sporosarcina sp. FSL K6-3457 genomic segment:
- a CDS encoding Na+/H+ antiporter NhaC family protein produces MIGTWVSILPPLLAIVMVLVTKRVLLSLGSGVVAAALLAASFSPSESVKNLWSGMIVSFWDGGELNTYNIYIMLFILLLGVITAFVSLSGGSRAFAAWAVHRIKTERGAKLLTVSLGIAIFVDDYFNALAVGQIARPITDQHKVSRAKLAYFIDSTSAPICSISPISSWGAFLIGQMALIFGGAAAISYSPLSAFIMMAPMNFYVVATLAMVFFFAWTNIDLFEMKKHERLAKEKGQLFDPDKEIPGQLKEDFPTHTHGRVRDLVAPIVALVAVTFVAMFWTGYAIGGSTSIWSIFENTDVPLSLLMGGLAGTAVAAILYMVQMKRNETASIQLMVRAFTSGVQSMMQAVLILIFAWALTDLIAVLDTGAYLSEVVTNANLPVGFLPVIIFILAGLMAFATGTSWGSFGILMPIAGTIMIDAAPDMLLPALAAVLAGAVFGDHCSPISDTTILSSTGAGSNLMDHITTQLPYALISAAIAAVGYLVLGITGSVWMGLIAVIIILIVLFSVWSMKAKKEAVQLTV; encoded by the coding sequence ATGATTGGAACATGGGTATCGATTTTGCCACCACTACTTGCTATTGTCATGGTGTTGGTGACGAAACGTGTATTGCTATCACTTGGATCGGGCGTTGTTGCTGCAGCTTTATTGGCAGCATCATTTTCACCAAGTGAATCTGTCAAAAATTTATGGAGTGGAATGATTGTCTCCTTCTGGGATGGAGGGGAGTTGAATACGTATAATATTTATATCATGCTATTCATTCTTTTACTTGGAGTTATTACGGCATTTGTTAGCTTGTCTGGTGGTAGTCGTGCATTTGCAGCGTGGGCTGTACATCGCATCAAAACAGAGCGCGGAGCAAAATTACTGACGGTGTCATTAGGAATTGCCATTTTCGTGGATGACTATTTTAATGCATTGGCGGTTGGTCAAATTGCTCGTCCAATTACAGATCAGCACAAGGTTTCACGAGCAAAATTAGCTTATTTCATCGATTCAACTTCAGCACCGATTTGTTCCATTTCCCCGATTTCAAGCTGGGGGGCTTTCTTAATTGGACAAATGGCACTTATTTTTGGAGGGGCTGCGGCAATAAGTTATTCCCCATTGTCCGCATTTATTATGATGGCCCCTATGAATTTTTACGTTGTTGCAACGCTTGCAATGGTCTTCTTCTTTGCATGGACGAATATCGACCTTTTCGAAATGAAGAAGCATGAGCGACTTGCTAAGGAAAAGGGACAGTTATTTGACCCTGATAAGGAAATACCAGGGCAATTGAAAGAGGATTTCCCAACACACACACATGGTCGTGTCCGCGATCTTGTGGCACCCATCGTGGCGCTGGTAGCTGTGACGTTTGTTGCCATGTTTTGGACAGGGTATGCAATAGGAGGATCGACGAGCATCTGGTCGATATTTGAAAATACAGATGTACCTTTGTCATTGCTAATGGGGGGACTAGCTGGGACAGCAGTTGCCGCGATATTATATATGGTGCAGATGAAACGTAATGAAACAGCGAGCATTCAGCTAATGGTACGCGCATTTACAAGCGGTGTACAATCGATGATGCAGGCCGTTCTCATCCTGATCTTTGCCTGGGCATTAACAGATTTAATTGCTGTATTGGATACAGGTGCTTATTTATCGGAAGTTGTGACCAATGCTAATTTACCAGTTGGATTTTTACCAGTCATTATCTTTATCCTGGCAGGTCTGATGGCATTTGCAACGGGGACATCATGGGGCTCTTTCGGAATCCTAATGCCGATTGCAGGAACGATTATGATTGACGCTGCACCGGATATGTTATTGCCAGCGCTTGCAGCTGTCCTAGCTGGAGCGGTATTCGGAGATCACTGTTCACCGATATCGGATACGACAATTTTGTCTTCTACAGGTGCGGGAAGCAACTTAATGGATCACATAACAACACAATTGCCTTACGCACTCATCAGTGCAGCAATTGCGGCTGTAGGTTATCTAGTGCTAGGCATTACAGGCTCTGTATGGATGGGTCTCATTGCTGTAATTATCATTCTTATTGTTTTATTTTCTGTTTGGTCGATGAAAGCAAAAAAAGAAGCTGTTCAATTGACGGTATAG
- a CDS encoding bifunctional metallophosphatase/5'-nucleotidase, translating into MHFYHTNDIHSHFESWPQISRLLCDKKREHLAKGEACYLFDIGDHVDRSHPFTEGTKGQGNVRLLNEAGFDAVTIGNNEGITMAHEALSTLYKDAKFDVILCNLFEKGGRPTWALPYKIYVTEHGSRIGVIGATAEYTLFYKKLGWEVTSPREELKRVVKEIAERTDVIVCLSHLGITEDEKLVVECPEIDVVFGAHTHHLFHEGKLIGNTMLAATGKYGEYVGHVTLQVDSHAKKMTAKLYRSDQLTTTEQDIQQVNQLIESGKRAMEEKVFYNATPLPQNLFNPSPLASLFGRALIAYTQADCALFNAGIFLGSLDKGWVTKESLHTLLPHPINPCIITLDGAELKEIYELSLNEEWPQIEIKGLGFRGTLMGAMIHERLYKNRHGKLYAGNREVVAGQTYTLATLDMFTFGFFFPSLKEAEKEYCMPELIRDVLGWYGTELNEVNASNRVE; encoded by the coding sequence ATTCACTTTTATCATACAAATGACATCCATAGCCACTTTGAAAGTTGGCCACAAATTAGTCGGCTTTTATGTGATAAAAAGCGCGAGCACTTGGCCAAGGGAGAGGCTTGTTATCTATTCGATATCGGAGATCATGTCGATCGTTCACATCCTTTTACGGAAGGAACAAAAGGTCAAGGCAATGTCCGTTTGTTGAATGAGGCTGGGTTTGATGCGGTCACGATAGGTAACAACGAAGGCATTACAATGGCGCATGAAGCACTATCTACCTTATATAAAGATGCAAAATTCGATGTGATTCTTTGTAATTTATTCGAAAAGGGTGGGCGTCCTACATGGGCGTTACCTTACAAAATCTATGTTACGGAGCATGGGTCACGAATTGGTGTTATTGGCGCGACAGCAGAGTACACGTTGTTTTACAAAAAGCTAGGGTGGGAAGTGACATCGCCACGTGAAGAGTTGAAGCGGGTTGTCAAGGAGATTGCGGAGCGAACAGATGTAATTGTTTGCCTATCACATCTAGGGATTACGGAAGACGAAAAATTAGTAGTAGAATGTCCTGAAATCGATGTTGTTTTTGGTGCACACACGCACCATCTTTTTCATGAGGGCAAGTTAATAGGAAATACAATGTTAGCCGCGACGGGGAAATATGGTGAATATGTAGGTCATGTGACGCTGCAAGTTGATAGTCATGCGAAAAAAATGACTGCCAAGCTGTATAGGTCAGATCAGCTGACAACTACTGAACAAGATATCCAGCAAGTGAATCAGCTAATTGAATCGGGTAAGCGAGCAATGGAGGAAAAAGTTTTCTATAATGCCACGCCATTACCTCAAAATTTATTCAATCCGAGTCCGTTAGCCTCCTTATTCGGTCGAGCACTTATCGCCTATACACAGGCGGATTGTGCATTGTTTAATGCAGGCATCTTCCTTGGGAGCTTGGACAAGGGCTGGGTGACGAAGGAAAGCTTGCACACGCTACTGCCACACCCGATAAACCCGTGTATCATTACACTAGACGGTGCAGAGTTAAAAGAAATATATGAGCTATCTTTAAATGAAGAATGGCCACAAATTGAAATTAAAGGACTAGGTTTCCGTGGGACGCTTATGGGAGCAATGATTCATGAAAGACTATATAAAAATCGTCATGGTAAGCTCTATGCGGGTAATCGGGAAGTTGTCGCTGGACAGACGTATACACTTGCCACATTGGATATGTTTACATTTGGTTTTTTCTTCCCCTCATTGAAAGAGGCAGAGAAAGAGTACTGTATGCCTGAATTAATCAGAGATGTGTTGGGCTGGTATGGAACTGAACTGAATGAAGTCAATGCCTCTAACAGAGTTGAATAA
- a CDS encoding YutD family protein: protein MIKLDDWQFELVTNYRDGFNEEALLARYSDVLLKYDYILGDWGYGQLRLKGFFEDTNQKATYETKIGTLQDYLYEYCNFGCAYFVLKKVERIKPDTQLTEVVE, encoded by the coding sequence ATGATAAAGTTAGATGATTGGCAGTTTGAGCTTGTGACGAATTATCGTGACGGGTTTAATGAAGAGGCGCTTCTTGCGCGATATAGTGATGTCCTTCTTAAATACGACTATATCCTTGGTGATTGGGGATATGGACAACTTCGTTTAAAAGGCTTCTTCGAGGACACGAACCAGAAGGCTACGTATGAAACAAAGATTGGCACTTTGCAGGATTATTTGTATGAATACTGTAATTTTGGCTGTGCTTATTTTGTATTGAAAAAAGTAGAACGGATCAAACCAGATACACAACTTACAGAAGTAGTGGAATGA
- a CDS encoding branched-chain amino acid ABC transporter permease — MKKSKQFWIFISSSIAAYAIVQLLIMMGILDDFYINTIVFMSINIMLAVSLHLVIGITGQFSLGHAGFLAVGAYVSAIVTMKLHLPFPVAILAAGVMATIAGLIIGIPSLRLRGDYLAIATLGFAEIIRIIFLNIEYVGGAAGMQVTHLTNWTYTFICLFATIVIIVNFTNSRHGRACISIRENEIAADAMGINTTYYKVLAFAIGAFFAGIAGALYAHNFYIIQPVNFGFLKSIDILIYVVLGGLGSLSGAIVATILLTIVSTFLQSYPETRMIIYSLVLIIVMLYRPKGLMGTMEITDYFKLWRGSKGGSRHGQ, encoded by the coding sequence ATGAAAAAATCAAAACAGTTTTGGATATTTATAAGCTCATCTATTGCTGCTTATGCCATTGTTCAACTTCTCATCATGATGGGGATTTTGGATGATTTTTATATCAATACAATAGTATTTATGTCTATCAATATTATGTTAGCCGTCAGCTTGCATTTAGTCATTGGGATTACGGGACAGTTCTCCCTTGGACACGCTGGATTTTTAGCCGTCGGTGCGTATGTATCCGCCATCGTTACGATGAAATTGCATTTGCCATTCCCGGTTGCCATTTTAGCAGCGGGCGTAATGGCAACGATTGCTGGGTTAATCATCGGGATTCCAAGTTTACGGCTAAGAGGGGATTATCTTGCAATTGCGACACTTGGTTTCGCAGAAATTATCCGAATTATCTTCTTGAATATTGAATATGTGGGCGGAGCAGCAGGTATGCAAGTCACGCATTTAACGAATTGGACCTATACATTTATTTGTCTATTTGCTACTATCGTGATCATTGTTAACTTTACCAATTCACGACATGGTCGAGCGTGTATATCGATTCGTGAGAATGAAATTGCAGCAGACGCTATGGGGATTAACACAACCTACTATAAGGTTCTAGCGTTTGCAATTGGTGCATTTTTTGCCGGTATTGCTGGTGCATTGTATGCGCATAACTTCTATATTATCCAACCCGTTAACTTTGGGTTCTTAAAATCAATCGATATATTAATCTATGTTGTATTAGGTGGGCTAGGAAGTTTGTCAGGTGCAATTGTAGCTACTATTTTATTGACGATTGTTTCGACATTCCTACAAAGTTATCCCGAAACACGCATGATTATTTATAGCTTAGTACTGATCATTGTTATGCTTTATCGCCCAAAAGGTCTAATGGGAACGATGGAAATAACAGATTACTTCAAGCTATGGAGAGGTTCGAAAGGAGGCAGCAGACATGGCCAGTGA
- a CDS encoding ABC transporter ATP-binding protein yields MLKIDNINVYYGSIHALKGVSLEVNEGEIVTLIGANGAGKSTLLKTLSGLLKPKEGSITYLNSSIAGKPAQDIVKAGISHVPEGRRVFADMSVEENIELGAFLRKDRAGIQQDIKKVYGIFPRLQERRKQSAGTLSGGEQQMLAMGRAIMAKPKLLLLDEPSMGLAPLMVKTIFEVIKEINKEGTTVLLVEQNANMALSIANRAYVIETGSVILSGTAEELQASEEIKNAYLGGH; encoded by the coding sequence ATGCTGAAGATTGACAACATTAATGTCTATTATGGAAGTATCCATGCCCTGAAAGGCGTTTCATTGGAAGTCAATGAAGGTGAGATTGTGACTTTGATTGGTGCTAATGGTGCTGGGAAAAGTACGTTGTTGAAAACATTATCGGGTTTGTTAAAGCCAAAAGAGGGCTCTATCACTTATTTGAATTCGTCAATTGCAGGAAAGCCAGCTCAGGACATTGTGAAGGCGGGAATTTCTCATGTGCCAGAAGGTAGACGTGTATTTGCGGATATGAGTGTTGAGGAAAATATTGAATTGGGTGCTTTTTTACGCAAAGATAGGGCGGGTATCCAGCAGGATATTAAAAAGGTCTATGGCATTTTTCCTCGTTTACAGGAACGACGCAAGCAATCTGCGGGCACATTATCTGGTGGAGAGCAGCAGATGTTAGCGATGGGAAGAGCCATCATGGCAAAGCCGAAGCTATTATTATTGGATGAACCATCAATGGGTCTCGCTCCGTTAATGGTAAAAACGATTTTTGAAGTTATCAAGGAAATTAATAAAGAAGGAACGACGGTTCTACTCGTTGAGCAAAATGCTAATATGGCATTGTCCATTGCGAATCGAGCGTATGTTATTGAAACGGGAAGTGTTATTCTTTCGGGAACTGCTGAAGAATTACAAGCGAGTGAGGAAATTAAAAATGCTTATCTTGGTGGACATTAA
- the yunB gene encoding sporulation protein YunB — protein MRFHGQVTRKSRKKKRKWLPLLIPAFLIAIALCLYIVNMRLAPIYVQYAEVQTRIIAAHVINKALTSKELKLPSVEEMFPTGSNDSAGVITINAEAASRVVGDMHALVATHLKQAEAGNFEMLPMQNNIEYDPQAMESQGGIVFYVPIGQALNIPLLGNMGPKIPIRFHVIGEVHTDIEPTIKEFGINSASVEVNVVVTVNVQIIVPLATQESVVEQRILIAMGIIPGTVPPVYSGGGGAAPNVEIPVQLPKQE, from the coding sequence TTGAGATTTCATGGGCAAGTAACTCGAAAATCAAGGAAAAAGAAACGAAAATGGTTACCGCTTCTTATTCCAGCGTTTCTAATCGCAATTGCTTTATGCTTATATATTGTTAATATGAGACTGGCGCCAATCTATGTTCAATACGCAGAAGTGCAAACGCGAATCATCGCCGCTCATGTCATTAATAAAGCACTCACTTCAAAGGAGTTAAAATTACCTAGCGTGGAAGAGATGTTTCCGACGGGCTCCAATGATTCAGCAGGGGTCATAACAATCAATGCAGAAGCTGCCAGTCGAGTAGTTGGTGATATGCATGCGCTAGTTGCTACTCATCTTAAGCAGGCTGAAGCGGGAAATTTTGAAATGCTACCCATGCAAAACAATATCGAATATGATCCGCAAGCAATGGAAAGTCAGGGAGGCATTGTATTTTATGTACCAATTGGGCAGGCTTTAAATATTCCCTTACTTGGAAATATGGGGCCGAAAATTCCAATCCGCTTTCATGTCATTGGTGAAGTACACACGGATATTGAGCCAACCATCAAGGAATTTGGTATAAACAGTGCATCTGTCGAGGTAAATGTTGTTGTGACAGTGAACGTTCAGATTATCGTGCCGCTTGCAACGCAAGAAAGCGTAGTGGAGCAGAGGATCCTGATTGCTATGGGAATTATTCCAGGAACTGTCCCTCCGGTTTACAGCGGTGGTGGGGGTGCAGCTCCTAATGTCGAAATTCCAGTCCAACTTCCAAAGCAGGAGTGA
- the lipA gene encoding lipoyl synthase, with translation MSCRPEQGTRAEHVKKPDWLKIKLNTNDNYMELKKMMRENNLNTVCEEARCPNIHECWGERRTATFMILGAVCTRACRFCAVKTGLPTELDLAEPERVADSVALMNLKHTVVTAVARDDQKDGGSAVFAETIRAIRRKNPFTTVEVLPSDMGGDYDNLKRLMDAKPDILNHNIETVRRLTPRVRARATYDRSLELLLRAKELQPTIPTKSSLMLGLGETHEEILETMDDLRAHKVDIMTIGQYLQPSKKHLKVQKYYSPKEFGELRKIAMSKGFSHCEAGPLVRSSYHADEQVNAAAKERQRQGEEELEGTLQST, from the coding sequence GTGTCGTGCAGACCAGAACAAGGAACAAGAGCAGAGCATGTCAAAAAACCAGATTGGTTAAAAATCAAGCTGAATACGAATGATAATTATATGGAACTTAAGAAAATGATGCGAGAGAATAATTTGAATACCGTATGTGAAGAAGCACGCTGTCCTAACATCCATGAGTGTTGGGGAGAGCGTCGTACAGCAACATTTATGATTCTTGGAGCAGTTTGTACGCGCGCGTGTCGCTTTTGTGCGGTCAAAACAGGATTGCCAACTGAACTCGATTTGGCAGAACCAGAACGTGTTGCAGATTCTGTCGCGCTTATGAATTTGAAGCATACGGTTGTAACGGCAGTGGCTCGTGACGATCAAAAAGACGGCGGATCGGCAGTCTTTGCCGAAACCATTCGTGCAATTCGCCGAAAAAATCCATTCACGACTGTAGAAGTGTTACCATCAGATATGGGTGGAGATTATGATAATTTGAAACGGCTTATGGATGCGAAGCCAGATATTCTCAATCATAATATAGAAACCGTAAGGCGCCTCACGCCGAGAGTTCGTGCTCGAGCAACATACGATCGCTCACTTGAGTTGTTATTGCGTGCGAAAGAGTTGCAACCAACAATTCCGACTAAATCATCCTTGATGCTCGGTCTTGGTGAGACGCATGAAGAAATCCTGGAAACGATGGATGATCTCCGGGCGCATAAAGTTGATATTATGACAATCGGTCAATATTTACAGCCGTCGAAAAAACATTTGAAAGTACAGAAATACTACTCCCCAAAAGAATTTGGGGAGCTAAGAAAAATTGCTATGTCTAAGGGCTTCTCACACTGCGAGGCAGGTCCATTAGTGCGCTCAAGTTACCATGCGGATGAACAGGTAAATGCGGCAGCGAAGGAAAGACAGCGTCAGGGTGAGGAAGAACTTGAAGGAACACTGCAATCAACTTGA
- a CDS encoding sulfite exporter TauE/SafE family protein, with translation MEYVILVVIGLASGIVGALVGLGGGIILVPATLFVGINLGLIDGITPQTVVGLSVVMMIFTGLASTLSYMKTKTIDYRSGLIFFAGSVPGTLVGAFVNKGLDLPSFNLYFGILLIILSTLLLVRKYLKPVSWFVNHGKKRTFVDNTGETFVFGYPVWFALLLTFGVGFTSGLFGIGGGSILVPAMILLFLFPPHVAVGTSMFMVLLSAIVNSITHISLGNVPWLYTIPVIPAAYIGAKIGAMLNQKMKSDTLVFALRIILLILGIRSIIEGIMG, from the coding sequence ATGGAATATGTTATATTGGTCGTTATTGGTTTAGCATCGGGAATTGTTGGGGCACTTGTCGGCCTAGGGGGCGGTATTATCCTCGTGCCAGCAACACTTTTCGTTGGTATCAATCTTGGGTTGATTGATGGTATTACACCCCAAACAGTCGTCGGCCTATCAGTTGTTATGATGATTTTCACGGGACTTGCGTCGACGTTATCCTACATGAAGACTAAAACAATTGATTATAGAAGCGGACTAATCTTTTTCGCCGGAAGTGTTCCGGGGACCCTTGTTGGTGCGTTTGTGAATAAAGGGCTCGACCTGCCCTCATTTAATCTTTACTTCGGAATCTTACTAATTATTTTATCGACACTGCTACTTGTACGCAAATATTTAAAGCCTGTTAGTTGGTTTGTCAACCACGGTAAAAAAAGAACTTTTGTGGATAATACGGGTGAGACGTTTGTCTTCGGCTATCCGGTATGGTTTGCTTTACTGCTGACATTTGGCGTTGGATTTACATCGGGTCTATTTGGTATCGGTGGAGGCTCCATTCTCGTGCCAGCAATGATTCTACTTTTCCTGTTTCCGCCACATGTCGCGGTCGGTACATCGATGTTCATGGTACTTTTATCAGCCATTGTCAATTCAATTACACATATATCACTAGGAAATGTGCCGTGGTTATATACGATTCCTGTTATTCCGGCTGCTTATATAGGAGCGAAGATAGGTGCAATGCTGAACCAGAAGATGAAATCGGATACACTTGTTTTTGCATTGCGTATCATTCTTTTAATACTAGGGATTCGATCAATTATCGAAGGAATAATGGGGTGA
- a CDS encoding ABC transporter substrate-binding protein, with protein MKFKKITGVFATAALAVGLLAGCGADEGGSGSGSKGDTIKIGVNLELSGAVASYGTSELAGIELAVEEINAAGGVGGKEIELVKVDNKSDPAEATSAALKLITKDKVVAIIGAATSGATVAQAEIANGNEVPLISPSGTSPTVTVKDDGSVNEFVFRTSFIDPFQGTVAANFAANDLKVKNAVIYMDNASDYSKGLAASFKTDFEAAGGTVILEESYLGKDTDFRSTLTRIKAANADFIFIPGYYEEVGLIVKQAREMGIDVPLMGADGWDSPTLMELAGADALNNTFTTNHYSSEDPDGIIQDFNEKFEAKNNKAPDAFNALGYDTVYLLADAIERAGGADSVKIKDALAATDGLELITGLYSVDENHHPVKSATILEYKDGEQVFKTKVNP; from the coding sequence ATGAAATTCAAAAAAATTACAGGGGTATTTGCTACAGCAGCTCTTGCCGTCGGTCTGTTAGCAGGCTGTGGTGCAGATGAAGGCGGTTCAGGTAGCGGTAGTAAGGGCGACACGATAAAGATCGGTGTTAATCTAGAATTATCGGGAGCTGTTGCTTCATACGGTACATCAGAGCTTGCTGGGATTGAATTAGCAGTTGAAGAAATTAACGCAGCAGGCGGAGTGGGCGGTAAGGAAATTGAACTTGTAAAAGTGGATAATAAATCAGACCCTGCTGAAGCAACGAGCGCAGCACTTAAATTGATTACGAAAGACAAAGTTGTGGCTATCATCGGAGCAGCGACAAGTGGTGCAACAGTTGCACAGGCTGAAATCGCTAATGGCAATGAGGTTCCACTTATTAGTCCATCTGGAACAAGCCCGACGGTAACGGTTAAAGACGATGGAAGTGTTAATGAATTTGTTTTCCGTACATCTTTCATTGATCCGTTCCAAGGGACGGTTGCTGCGAACTTTGCTGCGAACGATTTAAAAGTAAAAAATGCTGTCATTTACATGGATAATGCGAGTGACTATTCAAAAGGTCTTGCGGCTTCATTCAAAACAGATTTTGAAGCAGCTGGCGGTACAGTCATCCTTGAAGAGTCATATCTAGGAAAAGACACGGATTTCCGTTCTACATTAACACGTATTAAAGCAGCAAATGCAGATTTCATCTTCATCCCAGGCTACTATGAAGAAGTTGGGTTAATCGTTAAACAAGCTCGCGAAATGGGTATCGATGTTCCACTTATGGGGGCAGACGGATGGGATTCTCCAACGTTAATGGAGTTAGCTGGCGCAGATGCGTTGAACAATACGTTCACAACAAATCATTATTCTTCTGAAGATCCAGATGGAATCATCCAAGACTTCAATGAAAAATTCGAAGCAAAAAATAATAAAGCGCCAGATGCATTTAACGCACTTGGTTATGACACAGTTTACCTACTTGCTGATGCTATCGAGCGTGCAGGCGGAGCAGATTCAGTGAAAATTAAAGATGCTTTAGCTGCAACGGACGGGCTCGAACTTATTACAGGATTGTATTCAGTAGATGAAAATCACCACCCAGTTAAATCTGCTACAATACTTGAATATAAAGATGGCGAGCAAGTATTTAAAACAAAAGTAAATCCTTAA
- a CDS encoding branched-chain amino acid ABC transporter permease, giving the protein MEWLQQLINGISLGSIYALIALGYTMVYGIIKLINFAHGEVFMIGAFIGYFCIAGWGLGLFPALVVAMTSCAIIGVVIERIAYKRLRNATRIAVLITAIGVSLLIQNGVIYMRGAQPEAYPAVLANKSFDFFGAQISSQALLILSVSLGLMIILQFIVHKTKIGKAMRAVSYDSEAAKLMGINVDNTISATFAIGSALAGAAGVIFGIYYTKIDPLMGVIPGLKAFVAAVLGGIGIIPGAMVGGLVLGVVETVVSALGFSLWRDAAAFIILILILIFKPSGIFGKNTREKV; this is encoded by the coding sequence ATGGAATGGTTACAACAGCTGATAAATGGTATTTCACTCGGAAGTATTTATGCGCTAATAGCATTGGGTTACACAATGGTTTACGGAATTATAAAACTCATTAACTTCGCTCATGGAGAAGTCTTTATGATTGGAGCTTTTATCGGTTATTTTTGTATAGCAGGATGGGGACTAGGATTATTTCCAGCGTTAGTCGTAGCGATGACCAGCTGTGCGATAATCGGAGTTGTCATAGAGAGAATCGCTTATAAAAGACTGCGTAATGCTACTAGAATTGCAGTACTGATTACTGCGATCGGTGTGTCGCTCCTCATTCAGAATGGTGTTATTTATATGCGTGGTGCACAACCAGAGGCGTACCCAGCAGTATTGGCAAATAAATCATTTGATTTTTTTGGCGCACAAATTAGTAGCCAAGCACTCTTAATTCTCTCAGTATCCCTTGGGCTAATGATCATCCTTCAATTTATTGTACATAAAACTAAAATTGGAAAAGCGATGAGAGCGGTTTCTTATGATAGTGAAGCGGCAAAATTGATGGGGATCAATGTAGATAACACAATTTCCGCGACGTTTGCGATTGGTTCAGCACTCGCTGGAGCTGCGGGCGTTATTTTTGGTATTTATTATACGAAGATTGACCCGTTAATGGGGGTTATTCCTGGTTTGAAGGCATTTGTTGCCGCTGTTCTTGGGGGAATTGGTATTATACCTGGAGCGATGGTTGGTGGACTTGTGCTTGGAGTGGTGGAAACGGTTGTTAGTGCACTCGGCTTCTCGTTATGGAGAGATGCTGCGGCATTTATCATTTTGATCTTAATACTCATTTTCAAACCGTCAGGCATCTTTGGTAAAAATACGCGTGAGAAAGTGTAG
- a CDS encoding ABC transporter ATP-binding protein — MASEPLLKVTDVGIQFGGLKAVANFNMEINQGELVGLIGPNGAGKTTSFNLLTGVYTPTEGEILLNGQRINGMAPYQVTRKGISRTFQNIRLFNELSVLDNVKVAYHSLAKHSVLSSMLRLPAHFSGEKEMEEKAMEFLKIFELDQYKDEDAKNLAYGKQRRLEIARALAAGPELLLLDEPAAGMNPQETKELMELIAFVRKEFNLTILLIEHDMNLVMGICERIYVLDHGVLLAEGTPEEIRNNPKVIEAYLGEEVHDEHAED; from the coding sequence ATGGCCAGTGAACCGTTACTGAAAGTCACAGATGTTGGTATCCAGTTTGGTGGACTAAAAGCTGTTGCAAATTTCAATATGGAAATCAACCAAGGTGAGCTTGTCGGGTTGATAGGACCTAATGGTGCGGGGAAAACAACGAGTTTTAACTTGCTAACGGGTGTGTATACGCCAACCGAAGGTGAAATTTTACTGAACGGACAGCGCATTAATGGTATGGCACCTTATCAGGTTACACGAAAAGGAATCAGTCGGACATTCCAAAATATCAGGTTATTTAATGAATTATCGGTGCTAGACAATGTAAAAGTGGCTTATCATTCTTTAGCTAAACATTCAGTATTGAGTTCTATGCTTCGTTTACCAGCTCATTTTTCGGGTGAGAAAGAGATGGAAGAGAAGGCGATGGAGTTTTTGAAAATCTTCGAATTAGATCAATACAAAGATGAAGATGCTAAAAACTTAGCCTATGGAAAACAACGTAGGTTGGAGATTGCCAGGGCCTTAGCAGCAGGACCAGAACTTTTATTATTAGATGAGCCAGCTGCTGGGATGAACCCACAGGAAACGAAGGAATTGATGGAGCTCATCGCATTTGTTCGCAAGGAGTTCAATTTGACCATTTTATTAATTGAACACGATATGAACTTAGTTATGGGGATATGTGAGCGTATTTACGTATTGGATCATGGTGTACTTCTTGCCGAAGGAACTCCTGAAGAAATCCGTAATAATCCAAAAGTAATTGAGGCTTATTTAGGGGAGGAAGTTCATGATGAGCATGCTGAAGATTGA